The DNA window TCTCGCCCTTGCTCGTCCTGATTATCGCCGTGTACTTCTTCTCCGCGTCTATCTGCGGGATCTTGGGCTCGCTGAACGCCTTTTTCTCCGCCATCGCTTCCTCCTTTATCGTCTCAACAGGGCCCGCTGCCTTCTCCGGCATGGGCGCGTTTGTCCTGCATGCGCTGAGCGTCCAGGCGAAAATGAGCAGCGCGATTGTTATTGCGCCTCGCCTCATGAGATCTCCCTTCCGGGCTTGCGGGCGGAGATGACGACGAACGAGCCGAATTTCGAGAGTATGTCCGGGATCTGCCTCAGCTGATTCAGCGTGCGGCGGGCGATGGCGCGGCCAAAGCGGCGCTCGACATCCTGCTGACGCGATTCGTAGATGGCGAGCGAATGGTCCCATGTGGCCATGGTCTCCTTGATGATGTCCATCCTGCGCTCGACCTCGAAGCCGCTCTCCTTGCAGAGGGCGGGCCAGTCGGTCACCAGCTCGGCGCCGCGATGGTAGAGGATGCTCTGCAGGACGCGCTCATCCGTCCGCGACGGCGTCCCGGTGAAGACCAGGTCCGAGAACCCCATGCTGCCGCCGGGCTTCAGCACGCGGAAGCATTCGTCCATGAGTCTCTTCTTCTGGCCGCTCGAGACGCATATGTCGCCCGCCACCTCGATGCAGAGGAGCGAATCGAACGATGAGTCCTCGAAGGGGAGCTTCAGAGCGTTGGCCTCTTGCACTATGATGCGATCCGAGAGGTTGTGACGGGCCACGAGCTCCTGCCCCTGCCTCACCTGCTCGGCGCTGATGTTGACGCCGGTGATATGGCAGCCGTGGTTTCTTGCGATCCTGATCGCGGGTGCGCAGATGCCGCAGCCTACGTCGAGGACCTGGCTGTCCGCCGCGAGTTTGGCCATGCCGGCTACGAGGTCGGTGTGATTTTCGAGCGCCTTCGCGAAACTTTCGGACGGCTCTTTGAAATAGCCGAAGTGAAAGCTGTCGCCGTAGAACGTGCGCGCGTCGTCCGTGATCAGGTCGAAGTACGCGCCCACGCTCTTGTTGGTGCGGCGGCCGAGCGCGA is part of the bacterium genome and encodes:
- a CDS encoding methyltransferase domain-containing protein, with translation MGEERGVLAAKGGFLSETYRERGLRGCAGKLLAALRMSLPVFALGRRTNKSVGAYFDLITDDARTFYGDSFHFGYFKEPSESFAKALENHTDLVAGMAKLAADSQVLDVGCGICAPAIRIARNHGCHITGVNISAEQVRQGQELVARHNLSDRIIVQEANALKLPFEDSSFDSLLCIEVAGDICVSSGQKKRLMDECFRVLKPGGSMGFSDLVFTGTPSRTDERVLQSILYHRGAELVTDWPALCKESGFEVERRMDIIKETMATWDHSLAIYESRQQDVERRFGRAIARRTLNQLRQIPDILSKFGSFVVISARKPGREIS